In Amaranthus tricolor cultivar Red isolate AtriRed21 chromosome 5, ASM2621246v1, whole genome shotgun sequence, a genomic segment contains:
- the LOC130813685 gene encoding uncharacterized protein LOC130813685 isoform X2, giving the protein MVELSRGEKNFIRGGIAQDLRCDGRSRLSYRPIHVDTGVIPQADGSARVRIGGTYVIVSVKAELGKPSSSQTDKGKVSIHIDCSATAAPIFQGKGGEALSTELAADLQRCLLGGKSGAGAGIDLSSLSIVEGKVCWDLYIDGLVISADGNLLDALGAAIKVGKHYIVDANLEEESQMSSAMSISINRKGHICGLTKRGGAGVDPSLLFDMISVAMLVSEKFMNKLDSEIAAAEAREGES; this is encoded by the exons ATGGTGGAACTATCAAGAGGCGAAAAGAACTTCATACGAGGTGGAATTGCACAAGATCTTCGTTGTGACGGTCGAAGTCGGTTGTCTTATCGACCAATTCATGTTGATACCGGGGTCATTCCACAG GCGGATGGTTCAGCTAGAGTACGGATTGGAGGAACATATGTTATTGTTAGTGTGAAG GCTGAACTAGGAAAACCCAGTTCATCTCAAACTGATAAAGGAAAGGTTTCAATACATATTGATTGTAGTGCAACTGCTGCGCCTATATTTCAG GGTAAAGGGGGTGAAGCATTATCTACTGAACTTGCTGCTGATCTCCAGCGCTGTCTCTTGGGTGGTAAAAGTGGAGCAG GAGCTGGAATTGATCTTTCATCCTTATCTATTGTGGAAGGAAAGGTTTGTTGGGATCTCTATATTGATGGCCTTGTAATTAGCGCAGATGGGAATTTACTGGATGCTTTAGGTGCCGCCATAAAG GTTGGAAAACACTACATAGTTGATGCAAATCTGGAGGAGGAATCTCAAATGAGTTCAGCAATGTCCATCTCTATTAATAGGAAGGGCCATATATGTGGTCTTACTAAGCGTGGGGGTGCTGGGGTGGATCCAAGCTTACTGTTTGACATGATCTCAGTTGCAATGCTTGTGAGCGAGAAGTTTATGAATAAATTAGACTCGGAGATTGCTGCTGCAGAAGCTCGTGAGGGAGAATCTTGA
- the LOC130813685 gene encoding uncharacterized protein LOC130813685 isoform X1 has protein sequence MVELSRGEKNFIRGGIAQDLRCDGRSRLSYRPIHVDTGVIPQADGSARVRIGGTYVIVSVKAELGKPSSSQTDKGKVSIHIDCSATAAPIFQGKGGEALSTELAADLQRCLLGGKSGAGAGIDLSSLSIVEGKVCWDLYIDGLVISADGNLLDALGAAIKAALSNTGIPKVNVIAADPKSVNDQPEVDVSDEEFLQFNTSSVPVIITLTKVGKHYIVDANLEEESQMSSAMSISINRKGHICGLTKRGGAGVDPSLLFDMISVAMLVSEKFMNKLDSEIAAAEAREGES, from the exons ATGGTGGAACTATCAAGAGGCGAAAAGAACTTCATACGAGGTGGAATTGCACAAGATCTTCGTTGTGACGGTCGAAGTCGGTTGTCTTATCGACCAATTCATGTTGATACCGGGGTCATTCCACAG GCGGATGGTTCAGCTAGAGTACGGATTGGAGGAACATATGTTATTGTTAGTGTGAAG GCTGAACTAGGAAAACCCAGTTCATCTCAAACTGATAAAGGAAAGGTTTCAATACATATTGATTGTAGTGCAACTGCTGCGCCTATATTTCAG GGTAAAGGGGGTGAAGCATTATCTACTGAACTTGCTGCTGATCTCCAGCGCTGTCTCTTGGGTGGTAAAAGTGGAGCAG GAGCTGGAATTGATCTTTCATCCTTATCTATTGTGGAAGGAAAGGTTTGTTGGGATCTCTATATTGATGGCCTTGTAATTAGCGCAGATGGGAATTTACTGGATGCTTTAGGTGCCGCCATAAAG GCTGCTTTGAGTAACACTGGCATTCCAAAAGTTAATGTCATTGCTGCCGACCCAAAATCTGTCAACGATCAACCTGAAGTTGATGTTAGTGATGAAGAATTTCTGCAGTTCAACACTTCTTCTGTCCCGGTTATAATTACATTAACCAAG GTTGGAAAACACTACATAGTTGATGCAAATCTGGAGGAGGAATCTCAAATGAGTTCAGCAATGTCCATCTCTATTAATAGGAAGGGCCATATATGTGGTCTTACTAAGCGTGGGGGTGCTGGGGTGGATCCAAGCTTACTGTTTGACATGATCTCAGTTGCAATGCTTGTGAGCGAGAAGTTTATGAATAAATTAGACTCGGAGATTGCTGCTGCAGAAGCTCGTGAGGGAGAATCTTGA
- the LOC130813684 gene encoding ervatamin-B-like produces the protein MAGFTSQSSVLAFLSFALVLLVLGTYARPIDHQNVVSFKEMHERWMRRHERAYKNELEKEMRLNIFKKNVEYIFQKLNNNTNANTELSSYKSLESSLNAFADLSNEEFVATYTGYTKPTRSESMTMTYDNTTHGHGLADYLPSSVDWRSSGVVTPIKNQENCGCCWAFAAVAALEGLNKIKGGQLISLSEQELLDCVTNNTCKGGNMTDAYDFIIQQTQGRMSTENEYPYQGFQGQCQADAATAAGGSQIMISSYTQVNPNDEMALMAAVAQQPVSVAIAANGSDFQLYPASTSGRVFQGNCGTISNHAVTVIGYGTDTDGTDYWLIKNSWGENWGENGYMKMIRGYNFCNIASDASYPTYNS, from the exons ATGGCGGGTTTCACAAGCCAAAGCTCGGTATTAGCATTCTTAAGCTTTGCATTAGTCCTCCTAGTTTTGGGAACCTATGCTCGTCCAATCGACCATCAAAATGTTGTGTCATTCAAGGAAATGCATGAGCGTTGGATGCGTCGACATGAACGAGCCTATAAGAATGAACTTGAAAAAGAGATGCGtcttaacattttcaagaaaaatgTTGAATATATATTTCAGAAACTGAATAATAATACGAATGCTAATACTGAATTATCATCTTATAAATCTTTGGAGTCAAGTCTTAATGCTTTTGCAGATTTAAGCAATGAGGAGTTCGTAGCAACTTATACCGGTTATACAAAGCCAACTCGTAGTGAATCCATGACCATGACCTATGACAACACTACTCATGGCCATGGCCTTGCTGACTATTTACCTTCTTCAGTGGATTGGAGAAGTAGTGGAGTTGTCACTCCAataaaaaaccaagaaaattgtG GTTGTTGCTGGGCATTTGCAGCAGTGGCAGCACTAGAaggattaaacaaaataaaaggagGGCAATTAATATCACTGTCAGAACAAGAACTGTTGGATTGTGTTACAAATAACACATGTAAAGGTGGGAATATGACAGATGCTTATGATTTCATCATCCAACAAACTCAAGGCCGTATGTCCACAGAAAACGAGTACCCTTACCAAGGCTTTCAGGGTCAGTGTCAAGCTGATGCTGCAACTGCAGCTGGTGGAAGTCAGATCATGATAAGCAGTTACACACAGGTTAACCCAAATGATGAAATGGCCCTCATGGCTGCTGTTGCACAACAACCAGTATCCGTTGCGATCGCCGCCAATGGGTCAGATTTTCAGCTGTACCCTGCATCTACCAGCGGCCGAGTCTTCCAAGGAAACTGCGGTACCATCTCAAATCACGCTGTTACGGTTATCGGGTACGGTACAGATACTGATGGAACGGATTACTGGTTGATCAAGAATTCATGGGGAGAAAATTGGGGAGAGAATGGTTATATGAAGATGATTAGAGGTTACAATTTCTGTAATATTGCTTCCGATGCTTCTTATCCTACCTACAACTCATAA
- the LOC130812932 gene encoding general transcription and DNA repair factor IIH subunit TFB5 yields the protein MVNAIKGLFISCDIPMAQFIINMNANLPANQKFIIHVLDNTRLFVQPHAAEMIRSEISSFREANTYEKPP from the exons ATGGTAAATGCAATCAAAGGACTCTTCATTTCCTG CGATATACCTATGGCGCAGTTCATCATCAATATGAACGCAAATTTGCCGGCAAACCAAAAATTCATAATACATGTACTTGATAATACTCGCTTGTTTGTGCAGCCTCACGCTGCTGAGATGATAAGAAGCGAAATTTCCAGTTTTAGAGAGGCCAATACTTATGAAAAACCTCCGTAA